The Variovorax paradoxus genome window below encodes:
- the paaN gene encoding phenylacetic acid degradation protein PaaN → MTLQDLQLKHAGRLADAIAAVARRGYHSAYPEDPTHPVYADGSRAAGEAAVRAAWTRRDGAIRGDERSAFGVPFDTAYADEPVDAVLARAEAAAPAWAALDAAERAAVALEILEALQQRAFEMAFACMHACGQPFAMAFQAGTAHALDRALEAVAIAVREMGAYPARVLWEKPDARRPLRVEKTFEILPRGIAAVIGCATFPTWNSYPGLFASLVTGNPVVVKPHPTAVLPLALCVDTARTVLAGLGLDADVVQLLVDTRAAPKTKALALDARVKLIDFTGGPEFGDWLESHARQAHVFTEKAGVNAVLIESTGDYAGLVRNLALTLSLYSAQMCTTPQSIYLPRAGIRLQDGAAKTVEDFKADLAAAVAKLVADPVRAIELLGAIQSDATEARAVEAASLGEPVFASRRLAHPELPDAVLRTPALYAVPPEALDTIAREHFGPISLLIVTEDADAALRHAHEVTRSRGAITWSVYSRDEAFVRRAKNAAADAGVHLTLDMTGPVLVNQSAAFSDLHVSGHNAAGNAALCDTAFVLPRFRVLQTRRYLAA, encoded by the coding sequence ATGACCCTTCAAGACCTGCAACTGAAACACGCCGGCCGCCTGGCCGATGCGATCGCCGCCGTGGCCCGCCGCGGCTACCACAGCGCCTATCCCGAGGATCCGACGCATCCCGTCTACGCCGACGGCTCGCGCGCAGCCGGCGAGGCCGCCGTGCGCGCGGCCTGGACGCGGCGCGACGGCGCGATCCGCGGCGATGAGCGCAGCGCCTTCGGCGTGCCCTTCGACACCGCCTATGCCGACGAACCGGTCGATGCCGTGCTCGCGCGCGCCGAAGCCGCGGCGCCGGCCTGGGCCGCGCTCGATGCGGCCGAGCGCGCCGCGGTGGCGCTCGAGATCCTCGAGGCGCTGCAGCAGCGTGCCTTCGAGATGGCCTTCGCCTGCATGCATGCCTGCGGCCAGCCGTTCGCAATGGCCTTCCAGGCCGGCACCGCGCATGCGCTGGACCGCGCGCTCGAGGCCGTGGCCATCGCCGTGCGCGAGATGGGCGCCTATCCGGCGCGCGTGCTGTGGGAGAAGCCCGATGCGCGCCGGCCGCTGCGCGTGGAGAAGACTTTCGAGATCCTGCCGCGCGGCATCGCGGCCGTGATCGGCTGCGCCACCTTCCCGACCTGGAACTCCTACCCGGGCCTGTTCGCGAGCCTGGTCACGGGCAACCCGGTGGTCGTGAAGCCGCATCCCACGGCCGTGCTGCCGCTCGCGCTGTGCGTCGACACGGCGCGCACGGTGCTCGCGGGCCTGGGGCTCGACGCCGACGTGGTGCAGCTGCTGGTCGACACGCGCGCCGCACCCAAGACCAAGGCACTCGCGCTCGATGCGCGCGTGAAGCTGATCGACTTCACGGGCGGCCCCGAGTTCGGCGACTGGCTCGAGAGCCATGCGCGCCAGGCCCATGTCTTCACCGAGAAGGCCGGCGTCAACGCGGTGCTGATCGAGAGCACCGGAGACTACGCCGGCCTGGTGCGCAACCTCGCGCTCACGCTGAGCCTCTACAGCGCCCAGATGTGCACCACGCCGCAGAGCATCTACCTGCCGCGCGCGGGCATCCGGCTGCAGGACGGCGCGGCGAAGACGGTCGAGGATTTCAAGGCCGACCTCGCCGCGGCGGTGGCGAAGCTGGTCGCCGATCCGGTGCGCGCCATCGAATTGCTCGGCGCGATCCAGAGCGATGCCACCGAGGCACGCGCCGTCGAGGCGGCATCGCTCGGCGAGCCGGTGTTCGCCTCGCGCCGGCTCGCGCATCCCGAGCTGCCCGACGCAGTGCTGCGCACCCCGGCCCTCTACGCCGTGCCGCCCGAAGCCCTGGACACCATCGCGCGCGAGCACTTCGGCCCGATCAGCCTGCTGATCGTGACCGAGGACGCCGACGCGGCGCTGCGGCATGCGCACGAGGTCACGCGCTCGCGCGGTGCGATCACCTGGTCGGTGTACTCGCGCGACGAGGCCTTCGTGCGCCGCGCGAAGAACGCGGCCGCCGATGCCGGCGTGCACCTCACGCTCGACATGACCGGCCCGGTGCTGGTGAACCAGTCGGCAGCCTTCAGCGACCTGCACGTGAGCGGCCACAACGCGGCCGGCAATGCGGCGCTGTGCGACACCGCCTTCGTGCTGCCGCGCTTTCGCGTGCTGCAGACGCGCCGCTACCTCGCCGCCTGA
- a CDS encoding thiolase, whose translation MAANLRGAAAIAGIGSTGFATMPALSSPLDAMALASVRALDDAGLSLADVDGVFAAGLQLFMPTLSLCEYLGLRPRYTDSTQVGGGAFLAHLNHARAAIAAGLCSVALIAYGSTQKSAGGQFATHSEPNPYEVPYGYPGPLAAYAMVAQRHMHEFGTTREQLAQVAVSARDWARLDTDAPDPGPLSIEDVIAARPVAHPFTVRDCCLVTDGGGALVVVSAERAAQLRRKPVYLLGVGEAATHRSIAQMPDLVRTAASVSSATAYAQAGVGPKDIDVVQFYDAFTIMPIVFAEDTGFCAKGEGGAFLDGGRASPGGDFPMNTSGGGLSLGHPGMFGIYTAIESVVQLRGDAGARQVAGAELALAHAPGGYMSSQCTAIFGTAATL comes from the coding sequence ATGGCCGCAAATCTGCGCGGCGCGGCCGCGATCGCCGGCATCGGCAGCACCGGCTTCGCGACGATGCCGGCCCTGTCCTCGCCGCTCGACGCGATGGCGCTGGCCTCGGTGCGCGCGCTCGACGACGCGGGCCTCTCGCTGGCCGATGTCGACGGCGTGTTCGCGGCCGGGCTGCAGCTGTTCATGCCGACGTTGAGCCTGTGCGAATACCTGGGCCTGCGCCCGCGCTACACCGATTCGACCCAGGTCGGCGGCGGCGCCTTCCTCGCGCACCTCAACCATGCGCGCGCCGCGATCGCGGCCGGCCTGTGCTCGGTGGCGCTGATCGCCTATGGCAGCACGCAGAAATCCGCGGGCGGGCAGTTCGCGACCCATTCCGAACCCAACCCCTATGAAGTGCCCTATGGCTACCCGGGCCCGCTCGCGGCCTATGCGATGGTCGCGCAGCGCCACATGCACGAGTTCGGCACCACGCGCGAACAGCTCGCGCAGGTGGCGGTGAGCGCGCGCGACTGGGCGCGGCTCGACACCGATGCGCCCGATCCCGGGCCGCTGAGCATCGAGGACGTGATCGCGGCGCGGCCGGTGGCGCATCCCTTCACCGTGCGCGACTGCTGCCTCGTGACCGATGGCGGCGGCGCGCTGGTCGTGGTCTCGGCCGAGCGCGCCGCGCAACTGCGGCGCAAGCCGGTCTACCTGCTCGGCGTGGGCGAAGCAGCCACGCACCGCAGCATCGCGCAGATGCCGGACCTGGTGCGCACCGCGGCCAGCGTGTCGTCGGCCACCGCCTATGCGCAGGCCGGCGTGGGCCCGAAGGACATCGACGTGGTCCAGTTCTACGACGCCTTCACGATCATGCCGATCGTCTTCGCCGAGGACACGGGCTTCTGCGCCAAGGGCGAGGGCGGTGCCTTCCTCGATGGCGGCCGCGCCTCGCCGGGCGGCGACTTCCCGATGAACACCAGCGGCGGCGGGCTCTCGCTCGGCCACCCCGGCATGTTCGGCATCTACACCGCGATCGAGTCGGTGGTGCAACTGCGCGGCGATGCCGGCGCGCGCCAGGTGGCTGGCGCCGAGCTCGCGCTGGCCCATGCGCCGGGCGGCTACATGTCGAGCCAATGCACCGCGATCTTCGGCACCGCCGCCACGCTCTGA
- a CDS encoding OB-fold domain-containing protein, protein MTSTPDAARSPRAQFLAALAEGRLVYQFDHGAGRAVFPPQAVGPGGRPSELEWRTSRGEGTVHACTEVQRRDGAFNIALVDLDEGFRMMATVVDAAPGALRIGLRVAARIEPWNDAHRVVFGALA, encoded by the coding sequence ATGACCTCCACTCCCGACGCCGCGCGTTCGCCGCGCGCTCAGTTCCTCGCCGCGCTCGCCGAAGGCCGGCTGGTCTACCAGTTCGACCACGGCGCGGGCCGCGCAGTCTTTCCGCCCCAGGCCGTGGGACCGGGCGGTCGGCCGAGTGAACTCGAATGGCGCACCAGCCGCGGCGAGGGCACAGTCCACGCCTGCACCGAGGTGCAGCGGCGCGACGGTGCCTTCAACATCGCGCTGGTCGATCTCGACGAGGGCTTCCGCATGATGGCCACGGTGGTCGATGCGGCGCCCGGCGCGCTGCGCATCGGCCTGCGCGTGGCCGCGCGCATCGAGCCCTGGAACGACGCGCACCGCGTGGTGTTCGGAGCGCTCGCATGA
- a CDS encoding enoyl-CoA hydratase/isomerase family protein, with product MSGATSTDAVRLTLESSLAVIAIDRPAAKNSLRLDEMTAIADALGEAVSAGARAVLVRGTRHAFCAGRDLKDTHPGTDDTLAILRERINPVLAAVRDCPVPTIAAVQGPALGFGFGLALACDIALVADDALLGSPFRNIGAVLDSGGHHHLRERVGPHRAAELIFLGRLFSGREAAAMGLVNRSVAAEALDEIALQMAREIASGPTAAFAASKRILSCARSFEETLELEAIAQAEALAGPDGIEGIGAFQQKRKPRFIGR from the coding sequence ATGAGCGGCGCCACCTCCACCGATGCAGTGCGCCTGACCTTGGAGTCGTCGCTCGCTGTGATCGCGATCGACCGGCCCGCCGCGAAGAACAGCCTGCGCCTCGACGAGATGACGGCGATCGCCGATGCGCTCGGCGAGGCCGTGTCGGCCGGTGCGCGCGCCGTGCTGGTGCGCGGCACGCGCCATGCCTTCTGCGCCGGCCGCGACCTCAAGGACACGCATCCCGGCACCGACGACACGCTCGCGATCCTGCGCGAGCGGATCAACCCGGTGCTGGCCGCCGTGCGCGACTGCCCGGTGCCGACGATCGCCGCGGTGCAGGGCCCCGCGCTGGGCTTCGGCTTCGGGCTCGCGCTGGCCTGCGACATCGCGCTGGTCGCCGACGATGCGCTGCTCGGCAGCCCGTTCCGCAACATCGGCGCGGTGCTCGATTCGGGCGGCCACCATCACCTGCGCGAAAGAGTCGGGCCGCACCGCGCGGCCGAGCTGATCTTCCTGGGCCGCCTGTTCTCGGGACGCGAAGCCGCGGCCATGGGGCTCGTGAACCGCAGCGTGGCGGCCGAGGCGCTCGACGAGATCGCGCTGCAGATGGCGCGCGAGATCGCGAGCGGCCCGACCGCCGCTTTCGCCGCATCGAAGCGCATCCTGTCGTGCGCGCGTTCCTTCGAGGAGACGCTCGAGCTTGAGGCGATCGCGCAGGCCGAGGCGCTCGCCGGGCCCGACGGCATCGAAGGCATCGGCGCCTTCCAGCAGAAGCGCAAGCCGCGCTTCATCGGACGCTAG
- a CDS encoding dehydratase, which produces MTDITSTCGFLEQHFDRIEEGARFRSRGRTLTEADIVQWCALTGDWYVLHTDAHHAARTRFGQRIAPGLMLLAYAAGLGIPPAAPAIVANYGSDALRFTAPAFIGDTIHLEAAVLEKTVKRPGIDGVLRLQWNVHNQNGLLLMASELRILMAFEGAAR; this is translated from the coding sequence ATGACCGACATCACCAGCACCTGCGGATTTCTCGAGCAGCACTTCGACCGGATCGAGGAGGGCGCGCGCTTCCGCTCGCGCGGCCGTACCCTCACCGAGGCGGACATCGTTCAGTGGTGCGCACTGACCGGCGACTGGTACGTGCTGCACACCGACGCGCACCATGCGGCGCGAACGCGCTTCGGCCAGCGCATCGCGCCCGGCCTGATGCTGCTGGCCTATGCGGCCGGGCTCGGCATTCCGCCTGCGGCGCCGGCGATCGTGGCGAACTACGGCAGCGACGCGCTGCGCTTCACCGCGCCGGCCTTCATCGGCGACACCATCCATCTGGAAGCCGCGGTGCTCGAGAAGACCGTGAAGCGCCCCGGCATCGATGGCGTGCTGCGGCTGCAGTGGAACGTCCACAACCAGAACGGGTTGCTTCTGATGGCCAGCGAGCTGCGCATCCTGATGGCCTTCGAGGGGGCTGCGCGATGA
- a CDS encoding autotransporter outer membrane beta-barrel domain-containing protein, producing the protein MNTTFETIWTGTPQGGAAAPGAARRHGKRHGTVPGTALLRVAMASALACAAPVWAAGGAGGQPTDNLILHGGAGGATDGNGSVGGGRGALNDSALGSSAGDGGASAPGTGASAGSTADIGTFAGATAGTGGAAGGSSAIVSPGVSRGANGGAGDSRTGDANNGNGYGGGGGGGYRGNALAPNAAVAAGSNIGGDGGAGGNGYWAAGGGGAGAHGSTLLAPTANFTALGTGISRGGAGGQGGAAYSQGGGGGGGGSGFFVSTSTPGFALSNLGTLAGGAGGAGGPELLPARANASGGGGGEGGSGLMLAGAASSVSNAGAIVGGAGGAGGNAGGGVGGTGAPGQGGDGGAGLRSSAAQASIVNSATITGGAGGAGGASSNGGPRGANGAGGAGVVGANLALTSSGAIVGGLGGDGTGRAPSVRFTGGSNSLRLDTGVSLTGAIAIDSGASATVIAGADRLSLNAAVDLGGTGTIDTNGHDLAWSGPITGRGDFIKTGAGTLSVSGANTYAGGTDVRQGVLRTTATNALSAGSSHTVAAGATLDLAGFSQTVASLANGGTVSLVGAVPGTTLTVNGNYTGNNGVLRLGAVLDSPGISDRLVINGGTASGVTRVQIANLGGLGARTVGNGIEVVSAQAGATTTAQTTRDAFVLAGGHVDAGAYEYRLYAADASGAGENWYLRADAPNVATPGTPATPGAPIGAPVVAYRPQASLYAALPSQLRQGNLAMLGNLHLRRGDETAVSAAPEGTSARRAWGRLISADIDIRQGGTVSPGSKGRVTGLQAGTDLLAMGNWRAGLYVGQLEGDVSVDGFASGVRNLRAGRNDLRSQYLGAYGTYAGDGGFYADVVLQGARHRADAASSLDPGAQTRGRSLLASLEIGQSLALGNGWSVEPQLQLIHQRLDLDSTAIAGAQVQSHADNGWTARAGVRLKGRVDTAAGALQPYARLNVYKRANGSDTARFVNAAAVTDITAPIGGTSTELAAGFTLALNESTSLHGELGKLWSSGGDARVRSSIGASVGVRVAW; encoded by the coding sequence ATGAACACGACATTCGAGACGATCTGGACCGGAACACCGCAAGGTGGGGCAGCCGCACCCGGGGCCGCGCGGCGCCACGGCAAGCGACACGGCACGGTCCCCGGCACCGCGCTGCTGCGGGTGGCGATGGCTTCGGCGCTTGCCTGCGCCGCGCCCGTCTGGGCGGCCGGTGGCGCCGGCGGGCAGCCCACCGACAACCTGATCCTGCATGGCGGCGCCGGCGGCGCGACCGATGGCAACGGCTCGGTCGGTGGTGGCCGGGGCGCATTGAACGACAGCGCGCTCGGCTCGAGCGCGGGCGATGGCGGTGCGTCGGCGCCCGGCACCGGCGCGAGCGCCGGATCGACGGCCGATATCGGCACCTTCGCCGGTGCCACCGCGGGCACGGGCGGCGCGGCGGGCGGTTCCAGCGCCATCGTGAGTCCCGGCGTCTCGCGCGGCGCCAACGGCGGCGCGGGTGACTCGCGCACCGGCGATGCGAACAACGGCAACGGTTACGGCGGCGGCGGCGGTGGTGGCTACCGCGGCAACGCCCTGGCGCCGAATGCCGCTGTCGCGGCCGGCAGCAACATCGGCGGCGATGGCGGCGCGGGCGGCAACGGCTACTGGGCCGCGGGCGGCGGCGGGGCCGGTGCCCATGGTTCGACGCTGCTCGCACCCACGGCGAATTTCACCGCGCTCGGCACCGGCATCTCGCGCGGCGGAGCCGGTGGCCAGGGTGGCGCGGCGTATTCGCAGGGCGGTGGGGGCGGCGGCGGTGGCAGCGGCTTCTTCGTGAGCACGTCCACGCCGGGCTTCGCACTGAGCAACCTCGGCACGCTCGCGGGCGGCGCCGGTGGTGCCGGCGGTCCGGAATTGCTGCCGGCGCGCGCCAATGCCTCGGGCGGCGGCGGTGGCGAGGGCGGCAGCGGCTTGATGCTCGCCGGTGCTGCCTCGAGCGTGAGCAACGCCGGCGCGATCGTCGGTGGCGCGGGTGGTGCCGGCGGCAACGCCGGCGGCGGGGTGGGCGGGACGGGCGCGCCCGGGCAGGGCGGCGATGGCGGCGCGGGTCTGCGGTCGTCCGCCGCGCAGGCCAGCATCGTCAACAGCGCGACCATCACCGGCGGTGCCGGTGGCGCGGGCGGTGCCAGCAGCAACGGCGGTCCACGGGGCGCCAACGGCGCTGGCGGCGCGGGCGTGGTGGGCGCCAACCTCGCGCTCACGAGCAGCGGGGCCATCGTCGGCGGGCTCGGCGGCGACGGCACTGGCCGCGCGCCCTCGGTCCGCTTCACCGGCGGCAGCAACAGCCTGCGCCTGGACACGGGCGTCTCGCTGACGGGCGCCATCGCGATCGACAGCGGTGCCAGCGCCACCGTCATCGCCGGCGCCGACAGGCTCAGCCTCAATGCCGCGGTCGATCTCGGCGGCACCGGCACCATCGACACCAACGGCCACGACCTCGCCTGGTCGGGCCCGATCACGGGCCGCGGGGACTTCATCAAGACGGGCGCGGGCACCCTGTCGGTGAGCGGTGCCAACACCTACGCCGGCGGCACCGACGTGCGGCAGGGCGTGCTCAGGACCACGGCCACGAACGCGCTGAGCGCGGGCTCGTCGCACACCGTGGCCGCGGGCGCGACGCTCGACCTCGCGGGCTTCAGCCAGACCGTGGCGTCGCTCGCCAACGGCGGCACGGTGTCGCTGGTCGGCGCGGTGCCCGGCACGACGCTGACCGTCAACGGCAACTACACGGGCAACAACGGCGTGCTGCGCCTGGGCGCCGTGCTCGACAGCCCCGGCATCTCGGACCGGCTGGTGATCAACGGCGGCACCGCCAGCGGCGTCACCCGCGTGCAGATCGCCAACCTCGGCGGGCTGGGCGCGCGCACCGTCGGCAACGGCATCGAGGTGGTGAGCGCGCAGGCCGGCGCCACCACGACCGCGCAGACCACGCGCGATGCCTTCGTGCTTGCCGGCGGCCACGTCGACGCGGGGGCGTACGAGTACCGGCTCTACGCGGCCGATGCGAGCGGCGCGGGCGAGAACTGGTACCTGCGCGCGGATGCGCCGAATGTCGCGACACCGGGTACCCCGGCCACGCCCGGTGCGCCCATCGGGGCGCCCGTGGTCGCCTACCGGCCGCAGGCCTCGCTGTACGCCGCGCTGCCGTCGCAACTGCGCCAGGGCAACCTCGCGATGCTCGGCAACCTGCATCTGCGCCGGGGCGACGAGACCGCCGTCTCCGCCGCGCCCGAGGGCACTTCCGCGCGGCGCGCCTGGGGCCGGCTGATCAGCGCCGACATCGACATCCGCCAGGGTGGCACCGTCTCGCCGGGCAGCAAGGGGCGGGTCACCGGCCTGCAGGCCGGCACCGACCTTCTCGCCATGGGCAACTGGCGCGCGGGCCTCTACGTCGGCCAGCTCGAGGGCGACGTGAGCGTCGACGGCTTCGCCAGCGGCGTGCGCAACCTGCGCGCCGGGCGCAACGACCTGCGCAGCCAGTACCTCGGCGCCTACGGCACCTACGCCGGCGACGGCGGCTTCTATGCCGACGTGGTGCTGCAGGGCGCGCGCCATCGCGCCGATGCGGCGTCCTCGCTCGACCCCGGCGCGCAGACCCGCGGGCGCAGCCTGCTGGCCTCGCTGGAAATCGGCCAGAGCCTCGCGCTGGGCAACGGCTGGTCCGTCGAGCCGCAGCTGCAACTGATCCATCAGCGCCTGGACCTGGACAGCACCGCGATCGCGGGTGCCCAGGTGCAGAGCCACGCGGACAACGGCTGGACCGCGCGCGCCGGCGTGCGGCTCAAGGGCCGGGTCGATACGGCGGCCGGCGCGCTGCAGCCCTATGCACGACTCAACGTCTACAAACGCGCCAATGGCAGCGACACCGCGCGCTTCGTGAATGCGGCCGCGGTGACCGACATCACGGCACCGATCGGCGGCACCAGCACCGAGCTCGCGGCCGGCTTCACGCTCGCGCTGAACGAGTCGACCAGCCTGCACGGCGAGCTGGGCAAGCTCTGGTCCTCCGGCGGCGACGCGAGGGTGCGCAGCTCGATCGGTGCTTCCGTGGGCGTGCGCGTGGCCTGGTGA